The DNA region AGTTGACAAGTGGCAAGAGACATGCAATTCAACCAGGTAACCAGAGTTTCAAGTCCCATGACGGCTTCAACCGTAAGGCCTCTAACAAACCCTCTATCGCGCCACGTCACATCCAAACCGTTTCCGTCCTGGTCCGAACACAGACTGAAAGCAAGCATAACAATTCACATTCCTTACCCGAAACGCCGTCGTTATGCCCCCATTATGGCTTCTCTTCACGGAGATGACGACGACAATAACAACAGTAACcatcattttcattcttttgcCTTAAATTTCAATTGGGTTCGAAAATCTTAGTGTGTTTAATTGCAGGACCAGCTTTATCTTCAACTTTAAGCCGGTTTCCTGATGGGTCCGGCCTCCGGGTTGCGTACAAGGTACTTGTGATTTGATATTTGTTTACTGTAGATGAGTTTGAATGGGTTGGATTGATTGTGTGGATTTGATTGAATAATTGAATGTTGCATTGGATTTAGGGAGTTCATGGTGCGAACAGTGAGTCCGCTGTGAAGAAGGCGTACCCAAAATGCGAAGCACTGTCTTGCAAGACATTCGAGGATGCTTTTGAAGTGATTTCTTCAACTCCTTTGCCCTGCCTTTTTACATAAATcttcattctttgatttatttcctttgtatatatatatcatataggCCGTCCAAATGGGTGATGCGAAAATAGCAGTTTTACCGATTGAGAATTCTTCATGTGGGAGCATCCACAGTAATTATGACCTTTTACTCCGCGACGATTTGCATATAGTAGGTGAAGTTAAAGTTGCAATTCATCATTGCTTGCTGGCCAATCATGGTGTTAAACTTGAAGACCTGAAAAGGGTTCTTAGCCATCCCCAGGTAAATAAATGGTACATAGTTTTTCTGCTTttcttgtctttatttatttttttgtagccAAGATCTAATCAAATTTGGGTCATATTTCAGGCTCTTGCTCAGTGTGAGTACGCATTAACAAGATTTGGATTGGTCAGAGAAGAAGTTTACGACACTGCTGCAGCTGCAGAggtaccaatttttttttttttttaatggtgttgATGATGCTCTATGgtatatttctattttcttctctttcataGCTTTTTTAGTATTGTTGCTTACTTGAACTTTTTGTAACTTGGTAGCATATTAAATCCCACAAACTAAAAGATACAGGAGCAGTGGTTAGATCTGACGTCGCCGCAAATATCTATGGGTTGAATATACTTGCAGAAGATATTCAGGTTGTATATATCCAAGCCTTTTGGCATATTCCAGATATTCGTCTCTATATATATCGGATTGCTCatagtcttttttattttttattttgataggATGATTGTGATAATATTGTTACTCGATTCCTAATGCTCGCCAGAGAACCCATTATTCCACGCACAAATAAGCCATTCAAGGTCAATCATTTGGAGATTATTGGCAGTTGAAttactatttcattttttattaattactgAGAGTGGTATTTGATTTCTCAGACAAGTATAGTTTTCTCACTAGAGGAGGGTCCAGGAGTTCTTTCCAAGGCACTTGATGTTTTCGCTCAGCGGAAAATCAACCTTACTAAGGTATCTTCTCTTGTCTTTATACTTGCATTGcaagtatatatacatatatgttcaAGCAATTCTGATTGCCTTGTTTCACACTACCAGATTGAAAGTCGTCCTGTACAGAAGAAGCTTTTGAGAGCTCTTCGAATTGAAAagtaattcatttttcttatatatttatagattACCATCAACTTCAGCAACAAGCTTTCGAAGCATTTTACATGCGTGATTCTTAGCTGCTAATTAAACATTTTATGTCTTAAACTTCTGCAACAGATACTTTAACTATCTTTTCTTTGTGGACTTGGAAGCGTCAATGGCAGACCAGAAGGCAAAGCTTGCCCTAAAGGATCTAGAAGTgcgttttttttgtttcatccTAATCTCTGGCATTGTTAGAGAAAAAGATAGATTAATTNNNNNNNNNNNNNNNNNNNNNNNNNNNNNNNNNNNNNNNNNNNNNNNNNNNNNNNNNNNNNNNNNNNNNNNNNNNNNNNNNNNNNNNNNNNNNNNNNNNNaactttcaatttcaatcaattgactcatttccgtcaaattttaaacgttaaaaatgataaaatgatgtttatacccttgacttttttataaaattctaaatttacacttaatttcaaatgaaaaataaataaaaataaagttagatCTTTTACAAAAGATTATTAGATCTGCTACAAAAGAGTGATGAGTTTTCGTGAGAGTGCCAAAAAACTCATGCATGCACCAGTTGAATATTAAGCATATTGCACATCATCGCTGATGCGCTAATAGTGATGCAGAAGAAAGTACTGGATCAATAGTTGAgttgttgttggttttttttttttttttttttgagttgttagATACTGAATTAATGGCATTGAAATTTATCTTGACAAAAAAGATCGGGACAAAAGTGGCAAGAATTAAGCATAATATTTGAAGAATATTCTGTGAATAAATATCTGTACAAGAATGGAAAGAATCAAGCATAATAGTTAAAGATTATTTCAGAATTATTTCTATGTTTGCTTAGTTGGGGCAATTAGGGGTCTTTATCTtccatatttgttattttctctcttcttgaattccattttcaatcttcaattcttagtttttgCTGCTATCATACATTGTTAGAATAATTTTAGTTCTTCTCGTTGTCAGTTGGTATTAGAGCTTCGTGTCTTCTTGGCGTGAAAGTTTTTCATCAGTTTTCATGACTGATGTTCGTGTACATGGGGACAGGTTCCGAATGAGGAAGTCCCCTACCATGAACGCAATTGTATGAGACGTGACAATTGAAGACTTGCAGAGGCAGGTTGTGGAGTTAATCCAGTGTCTAGCGGGGCAAAACTTGGAGATGTATCGAGATATTGACGGTCGCGATTTAGTATCTAATTTTGAGAACCTGTATCACCATCCAGTTTTGGTTTGGGAACAACGTGTTTAGGATGACTGGCATTGAGACTTGGGCTTCAAAGTTGAATTTGTTGATTAAGAGTTTCAATATAAAGAAGACGTTGAAGATCCTTTTCCATGCTTTGTGGATTAGAATTCTCCACCAACTTATGACACATATATCGATGATGATCTTCTAAAGGTAAATTCTTTGTCATATGATCAAGAGGTTGAACAAAATTGGGATAATTATGTGTTTGACGAAAGTTGAAAGAGTGAAATATGTGATTTGTGTCGTGAGGAAGTACTTTCAAACCATTTAATTTTGTAAACGTATTAATTATGTATCTAACAAGGCAttgattaatatttattaaaatttcagAGAAAAAGGCATTCGTTAAATATTTTGTTCGTTGTGTTATATTTCTCATGGTGAAATTTTGTACTTGAAATGGCTCTTTACATTTCCATTTAGGGCAGTTTTTTGTTGACTGTGATGCGTACAGTAGTGGACcttttagatatatatatatgttgtgtggGCATAGGTTTTCATTATTATGGATGTCTCATTTGCAAAGCAAGCAATGTTAAGAATTGGAATGGAAGTTTAAATATGTGTAAGATTTGAACCAATACTAATTGATGttgataaattttattgatCTATGTCACAGGTTGATATCCTGATGATCTACTATTAATCATGTTATAACTTCCCCGATGTTATTTTCCTATTCTATCAGCAATACACAATGTCCATACAATGTATTGTCAGCCTCTAATATTCAACCATACAGTTTTAATTGATTCACAAATAGAAAAAGTCTTTTTCTATATTATTCTCTTCGcctttccttctttctctctttaacATAATCATAAGGCAAATGAGTGGTTAGAGTAGCATACCTACACTGCTGATCAATATATGCTTTCTGGGTTGTTGAATTGCAAACCTTGTAACCTTGCATGCAGTTACTATACTTCTGTGCAATGCATAAAGAGAGTGGTAAAGATCACCTAGTactgtttggaagcattctcattCTCATAGGATTACTCTCTCTTCTATTCGGATTAAGAGAGGTAAAGATTCCCCTTGCAAACTTTTCaccatttcaataaaaaaaaaaagcgtaacCATCTTTTTTAACTGTGACCTCTCACAGTAAAGCTCCTATATTGCTACTTCAGTGTCCTCGATCTAGTGTCTTTGACTTATCAGAGAAGTAACAACAACTGCACAAAGACCCCATCAGCTTTACATTGTTAAAAGTAGAATCAAGAACTTTTCATGACATACacgtaaacaaaacaaaaagtagtaTCGCATTTAAAGTTAATATAATGCACTTACAAACTCGCTTAATAGTTTAGCTTATGGTTTATAAAAAGTAGTATCACATAGACTATAATATGATAAATGTCACATAAATTATCATGTTAGTTTATAAACGTAGCAAGTACTGCCAAGTAAACTATCATATTAgtttataacaaaaattgtactgCTCTAATAAACAATCTTTCAACCGCAAAATAAGGTTtaacaaatcccttaatttaaGATAATTCAAATCATctaaattctttgatttatggaTTAAtagaaatcaatatttattatagaaaatttatatccttaaaagttaagatattaattaaatgataataaatTTCTAGCCCTACTTACAGACATGTATCTTTAACGTTTGAGAtgacctacttttttttttctttctttttttggccttattgagacacacacatatatatgcgaataatttttataagttcTTAACACAAATTAAGATATTTGTGTCCTTcaataaaaacatgacaaatcagGGGAAACaccataacaaaaacaaaatataaccATTTAATTTATTCTCACCGGACCTCATAGGTTAGGTTAAAATCTTCTAGAATAAAcatttcttattcttcttctctagACTCTTAGTCAGCCACCAGCCAGACGAGACGGCACCGAAGACGACCAAATCACGCTGGAAACGACCAAATTACGCAGGAAACGACACCGGCCGATCCGCTGATAACGCCGGCGGATCTTCACAgtaagttctctctctctctcaccggcagCAAGCTCTGTCTCTGGTGCTCccttctccctctccctctctctcacacacaccaGCAACGTACAGTCTCCGATTCTCCCtctgcctctctctctatctctcaccGGCAGCAGAGAAGAAGCTCTCTCTGTCTTCAgtgctccctctccctctctctcacacacaccggtctctctctcacacaccaGCAACAGACCCACCCAGCACCTCTGGTTTATATCTCACATTCTTAAAACcgagaaaaaattatttcagtttcttttgaaaataaaaattcataagaGATCATGGCAATGGTGCTGTCATGTGGAATGTGGAATTGAATAGGTATCCTCTAGGAAAAGATGCAACCTTTTCAAAACTAGAAACTCTAGTTTTGTCCAAAACTATTGATTCTTTTTCAAGTCATCATATACACACCCGCAGcataataaaaattcaaacatatCTATCTCAATCTTGTGGCAATTTCCTCTTCAAATCTCATTGTCGGAATACTGCTTTTGAAGTAGATACAACCATGATTTATTGTTTAACACGGCAATGCATCTTGTGAGTTGTTATTGTCCCGagcttctgtttttttttttttttttttttttgtataatatTCTTAAGCTTGCAGGGCATCTTATTACACTCTCTATTGAGAGTTGtcaaaacaactagaaaaacagggcgtcttattcttatttaagaATGCgagagaaaaacagaaaattttctgatctaagaaatcttttcggtgagagagagtgtgtgtgagagaaagagggagaggaaGCACCGGCAGGAGAGAAATTTTCTGTTGGGTGATCTTGAGGTCTCTCAACCTCAAAGGCTAGTTTAAGAGGTGAGGTTTTCCCTCTTATACTTATAAACGGACTATTAACCCATTTTACAACCGATGTAGAATAATCTCAACATTTTTTCCTTTGCTGCcggtgtgtgtgagagagagggagagggagcacCGGCTGCTGCTggtgagatagagagagagagagggtggcTGGCGTGGTCTCCAGAAAGGTCTAGTCCAGCGCGGTCTAGGCTTGTTTGGTGGCTGTTGGTGGGTCTAGGGAAGattcttgaaaattttttgttttaacccaTATGAGGTCTTGGTAATAGTAAATCAGGTGTTGTGCATAAAGACCTTGATTTATGCAAGaccttataaaaattattctcttattaattatgttctaatttatatatattctttaattcaaattaaatttttttttttgtaaattttaaaagaattaattgGCTCGAATCCCTTGGACCAATAAGAAGTTGACAAGTGGCAAGAGACATGCAATTCAACCAGGTAACCAGAGTTTCAAGTCCCATGACGGCTTCAACCGTAAGGCCTCTAACAAACCCTCTATCGCGCCACGTCACATCCAAACCGTTTCCGTCCTGGTCCGAACACAGACTGAAAGCAAGCATAACAATTCACATTCCTTACCCGAAACGCCGTCGTTATGCCCCCATTATGGCTTCTCTTCACGGAGATGACGACGACAATAACAACAGTAACcatcattttcattcttttgcCTTAAATTTCAATTGGGTTCGAAAATCTTAGTGTGTTTAATTGCAGGACC from Corylus avellana chromosome ca10, CavTom2PMs-1.0 includes:
- the LOC132163591 gene encoding arogenate dehydratase 2-like isoform X2, which gives rise to MQFNQVTRVSSPMTASTVRPLTNPLSRHVTSKPFPSWSEHRLKASITIHIPYPKRRRYAPIMASLHGDDDDNNNRPALSSTLSRFPDGSGLRVAYKGVHGANSESAVKKAYPKCEALSCKTFEDAFEAVQMGDAKIAVLPIENSSCGSIHSNYDLLLRDDLHIVGEVKVAIHHCLLANHGVKLEDLKRVLSHPQALAQCEYALTRFGLVREEVYDTAAAAEHIKSHKLKDTGAVVRSDVAANIYGLNILAEDIQDDCDNIVTRFLMLAREPIIPRTNKPFKTSIVFSLEEGPGVLSKALDVFAQRKINLTKIESRPVQKKLLRALRIEKYFNYLFFVDLEASMADQKAKLALKDLEEFGSFLRVLGSYPVDMNEL